The window CAGTTGTTCTTTTTCTTTATCAAGCGTAATGACATGACCGGATTCTTCATACCATTTGAGCTCTTTCTCATCTGATTCCACTTGATTATAAATGATATTGGCACTATCGGTATTGATCATATGGTCATGCCTTGCCTGTACCACAAAAGTTGGGGAGTAAATCATATCGACATTATCCCGCACCTCTGAGATCAGGCCTTGAAGTGCTTCGAGCGTATTCATTGGCGTCTTCTTGAATTCATTGATTTCTTCTTCTATATGTTCAGGGCTTTTCCCTTCAAATTTTTTATATTCTTTTGCGTATTCAACGACCCCGTCATACATGACTTTTTCACTTTTGATATACATCGGTGCACACATCGGTACAATACCCTTTACAGGTACAGTGTAACCTAATTTCAAGGAAAATACCCCGCCTAGCGACAGTCCTGCGACCGCAATTTCATTGTGCCCTTTGCTTTTGAGGAATTCATAGCCTTCCATGACGTCCTTCCACCAATCCTCAGGACCTGTATGA is drawn from Falsibacillus albus and contains these coding sequences:
- a CDS encoding alpha/beta hydrolase, which translates into the protein MKKVTPKPFTFEGGERAVLLLHGFTGSSADVRMIGRFLEKKGYTCHAPQYKGHGVPPEELVHTGPEDWWKDVMEGYEFLKSKGHNEIAVAGLSLGGVFSLKLGYTVPVKGIVPMCAPMYIKSEKVMYDGVVEYAKEYKKFEGKSPEHIEEEINEFKKTPMNTLEALQGLISEVRDNVDMIYSPTFVVQARHDHMINTDSANIIYNQVESDEKELKWYEESGHVITLDKEKEQLHEDVYQFLEKLDWTV